The genome window CGCTCCAATACCCGCGTCACATTGGGGAAGTTCTGGATACCCACCAAATCACCGGCTTCATAAAAACCGATCAAGTTGCGCACCCAGGGAAACGTGGCGATATCGGCAATGGTGTAGCGCTCGCCCATGATCCAGTCCCGCCCTTGCAGACGGCCATCGAGCACCTTGAGCAGGCGCCTGCTTTCCTCGACATAACGATCCCGTGGCCGCTTGTCCTCGTAGTCCTTGCCAGCGAACTTGTTGAAGAACCCCAACTGCCCGAACATGGGCCCGATCCCACCCATCTGGAACATCAGCCACTGGATCGTCTCGTAGCGCGCCGCCGACTCCTGGGCCAGCAACTGTCCGCTCTTGTCCGCCAGATAAATCAGGATCGCCCCCGACTCGAACAACGCCAACGGCTGGTCCCCCGGCCCATGGGGATCGAGAATCGCCGGGATCTTGTTGTTGGGGTTCAGGGACAGGAACTCGGGCGACAGCTGGTCGTTGCTGGCGAAGTCCACTTTGTGGGGCTCGTACGGCAGGCCGATCTCTTCCAGCATGATCGAAACCTTCACGCCGTTGGGGGTTGGCAGGGAGTAGAGCTGGATCCACTCCGGGTATTGGGCGGGCCATTTCTGGGTGATGAGGTGTGGCGTCAAGTCGGGCATGGGGTCGGCTCGGAAATGAAGAAAACCCCGAGGATAATCCAAGATGTTGGGGACGACACCACTGCCCGTCACAGAATTCACGTCGTCCCTTCTTAATTCAGCAACATCCTGTCGTTAACGTTCGTCCCATCTCCTGACGGAGATCGCTACAGTGCACCGGAATCGAACCAAAGCGCTCGAAGGGACTCTGAGCAATGCCTCCGAAGAACCGACGAGGCGTAACGACAGGGAAAACACCCGAGGCCAAGCGCTTCGCGGTGCCAGGGTTTGTCAGCCTGACTCAAGCGTGCTGAAGACTATTATTCGATGATGAACCCACTGAATTTCGCCAGACGCTTCAAACACCGTTCGTGGCTGATGCTGCCAACGCTGCTTGTGGTCTGTGGCCTGGTGCTGTCGCTGGAATCCAGCGTCAGCCGCGCCCAGCCAGCCGACGGCGTCCAGACCCTGGTGTTCCTGCGCCACGCCGAGAAACCCGCCGGTGGCCTGGGCCAGCTCAACTGCCAGGGCCTCAACCGCGCCATCGACCTGGCCACCCTGCTGCCGGAAAAATTCGGCAAGGCCGACTACGTGTTCGCGGCCAACCCGACCCGCAATGTCGAAGAGGGTGAGCTGGACAACTCCTACAGCTATATTCGCCCGCTGATGACCATCAGCCCCAGCGCCATCAAGCTCGGGCTGCCGGTAAACATCAATTTTTCAGCCAACGACACCAGCGACCTGGCTGACGAGTTGCTGCACGACAAGTACCACAACTCCACCATCTATACCGCCTGGTCCCATGGCTACCTGCCGGAGCTGATCAACAAGGTCGCCGGTGAGGCGGTGGGCAAGGAGCAGACCATTACCGAAGACTGGGCCTCCGGGGACTTCGATTCGCTGTATGTGCTGACCCTGACCTGGCACAACGGCAAGGCCAGCCTCACCAGCCAGAGCTACAAGCAAGGTTTGGACAATGGCCAGCAAACCTGTCCGACCTGATCATCCGTGTGGGAGCGAGCTTGCTCGCGATAGCGGTGGGTCAGCTTGCCTCAAGGGTGCCTGTGTCGCCGCCATCGCGAGCAAGCTCGCTCCCACAGGTCACCGTACCGAGGCCGCCCGCTCGCGCAAATACTCCAGCACCGCCGCCTGCTCTCCCGAGAACTCGATCCGCAAGCCCTTCTTTTCCCGCTGGAACACGTACATCGGGTCGTAATACTCACGCAGCAAACCCTCGATCCAACCGCGATGCACGTCGACGGCGCCGCTGCGGGCCTGCTCGGCCAGGGCTGTTTCCAGGATGTCCTTCAAGCGCCGATGACGGTCGCCACCCAGGCGTTTGTGGATGTTGTCCAGGCTTGCCAGCAATCGCTCGGAAAACAGCGAAAAACCTTCGTCGCCATGTACCGCGACAAATTCTCCACACAGGTCGATGACGTAATCCTGCAGGATCCGTTCGACCCGGCGCTCCAGGCTGTCTTCCAGCCAGACCATCGGAACCTGCTGCATGCGCTGGTACAAGGACAGTGGCAAGGCGCAGCTGCCGACCGCGCGGCTCTCATCTTCCAGCACAAACTGCTCGATGCCGGCGGCGCGTTTTTTCAGCACATCCACCGCCAGGCGATTTTCAAAATCGATGTTGGAAGGCTGGCCGGTGGCGCGTTTGCCGAAGCTCGAACCGCGATGGTTGGCATACCCTTCCAGGTCCAGGCTGTTGCCCAGTTGGCCCAGCGCTTCGGTCTTGCCGGTACCGGTCATGCCGCCCAGCAGCACCAGGTCGCACTCGGCGACCGCCTGTTCGACGGTGTCCAGCAAGAACGTGCGCATGGCCTTGTAGCCACCACCGACCCGAGGATAGTCGATGCCCGCTTCGTCCTTGAGCCATTGCTGGACGATCTGCGAACGCAAGCCGCCGCGAAAGCAATACAGCAGACCGTCGGGATGGGCCTTGGCGAACGCCGCCCAAGCCTGGATGCGCTGGGCCTTGGTCTCACCGGACACCAATTGATGCCCCAGGACGATGGCGGCCTGTTGCCCCTGTTGTTTGTAGCAGGTCCCGACACGTTGCCGTTCGTTGTCGGTCATCAACGGCAAATTGACCACGCCGGGGAAAGCGCCCTTGATGAATTCGACGGGCGCGCGCGTGTCCATCATCGGTCGGTCATGGAGGAAGATGTCGCGGTAATCGGTGATGTCATGGCTCATCAAGACACCTCGACCGCGTAACGCTGTCGCTCGACCAACTCGCCGATGGGCTCCAGTGCAAGGCCGAGTTCAGTGGCCACCCGCAGGAACTCGTCCTCGCCTTCGGGGGTGACGGCAATCAACAGGCCGCCGCTGGTCTGCGGGTCGCACAGCACTCGCTTGTGCAGTTCCTGGACCCGACCGACCTTGCTGGCGTAGCTGTCGTAGTTGCGCAGCGTACCGCCCGGCACACAGCCCAGGTCGAGGTAGTATTCGACGCCCGGCAGACGCGGCACCGCGTCATAGCGGATATGCGCGGTCAACTGGCTGCCGTCGGCCATTTCCACCAGGTGCCCGAGCAGGCCGAAACCGGTGACGTCAGTCATCGCCGTCACGCCATCGAGCTTGCCGAAGCGGCTGCCGGGTTTATTGAGGGTGCACATCCAGTCACGGGCCAGGCCAACATCGGCGGCGCGCAGCTTGCCTTTCTTTTCCGCCGTGGTGAGGATGCCGATGCCCAGGGGCTTGGTCAGGTACAGGCGGCAACCGACGGTGGCCGTGTCGTTGCGTTTCATATGACGCTTTTGCACCAGGCCCGTGACCGCCAGGCCGAAGATCGGCTCGGGCGCGTCGATCGAATGCCCGCCCGCCAGGGGAATACCGGCCTCGTCACACACGGAACGACCGCCGCGAATCACTTCCCGGGCAATTTCCGGGGCCAATACGTTGACCGGCCAGCCAAGAATCGCGATGGCCATCAGCGGATCGCCGCCCATGGCGTAGATGTCGCTGATGGCATTGGTGGCGGCGATGCGACCGAAATCGAAGGGATCATCGACAATCGGCATGAAAAAATCGGTGGTCGAGACCACCCCACGCTCTTCGTCGATGGCATACACCGCGGCGTCGTCGCGAGAAGCATTGCCGACCCACAGCTTGGGATCGAGGTTCTGCGCACCGCTGCCGGCCAGGATCACTTCCAGGACCTGGGGCGAAATCTTGCAGCCGCAACCGGCGCCGTGGCTGTACTGGGTCAGGCGAATCGGCTCGCTCATGGGCATCTCTCCGGTCAATCAAGGGGATCGATTCTAACAGCAACGCCGCCGACTCAGTGCCGTGCCGAGCATTCGCCCGTGCAACACTTTGGTGCTGCTTCAAGCGAGCGTAAAGCATTCGGCGCACCAGGCCTGACCAAAAGGACAGGAAAACCGCCTTAAACCCAAGATTTTCAAGCCACTGCGAAAAACTGGTATGGGATGTGCAAACGTTTGCGCATTCGATCATCGCCAGCGGATCGACGATTTTTTTCAATCACGGAACCCGGGCTTCGGCCCGCACGAACAAGGACTTTCCATGCACTTCACTTCCCGGTGTCGCGCCACGCCCGGCGTATGGGCAACCACCCTGCTACTGACCGCCGTTACCGGACTACTCAGCACCACGACCCATGCCCAACCCACCGAGGCGTCCGCCCAAGGCGAAGCCCTCAGTCCAGAAGCCACCCCATCGAAAAAAGGCGCCTACCTGTCGGACTGGTACAACCAGGACCTGACGCTCATCGGCAGCAAGGACATCAGCTTCGGCCCGCAACCGGTCGACGATATCTATCTGGAATATGAATACTTCGGACGCAAGGGGCCCTTCGAGCTCTATGGCTACGTCGACATCCCGAAGATTTTCAACATTGGCAACAGCCACGACAAAGGTGCGTGGGACCACGGCTCACCCGTGTTCATGGAACACGAACCGCGGGTTTCCATCGACTACCTGGCCGGCCGCAGCCTGGCCATCGGGCCGTTCAAGGAATGGTATGTGGCGTTCGACTGGATCTACGATCACGGCAGCAACAGCGCCAATCGCGCGAACACCTTGTACAGCGGCCTGGGCACCGACATTGACACGCACTCGAGGGTCAACTTGTCGGCCAACCTCTATGGCCGTTATCAATGGGAAAACTATGGCGCCAGCAATGAATATTCCTGGGACGGCTACCGCGCTCAACTCAAGTACATCGTGCCGATCAGCCAGTTCAGCAATGGTGCCTCGCTGACGTACATTGGCTTCACCAACTTCGACTTCGGTTCGGACCTGCACAAGGACAACCCGGCCCGCACCGCCAACGCCACGGTCGCCACCAATGTCTTGCTGTACGCGTTCACCCACGTGCGCTTCACTCTGGTGGGCCGCTACTTCCACAACGGCGGCAACTGGCAGGATGGCAGCGAACTCAACTTTGGCGAGGGCAACTTCCGCGCCCGCTCCGATGGGTGGGGGTATTACGCCGGGGTCGGCTATCAATTCTGAGCACATCGTCGCAGCACCCTTTCGAATCCATGGAGGTCACGAACACATGATCAATCGCCTGTTTGCTTCAATCGGCCTGGCAAGTACTGCACTCTTCGCGGCAAGCGCCGGGGCCGCACCGCCACTTCAACCCAAAGTGATGCTGATCACCATGTTCGCCCCCGAAGCGCAGAACTGGATCGAACGTTTGCAGCTCAAGGATGAAATCCGTGTACCGGGGCTGTCCGCCGAGTACCCGACGATCCGCTGCAATGCCGAACGGGTCTGTCTGTTGATCACCGGCATGGGCCAGACCAACGCGGCGGCCTCGACCCTGGCCCTGGCGCTCTCCCCGACCGTCGACCTGCGCAAGAGCTATTTCCTGGTGGCCGGGATCGCCGGCATCAACCCGCACCACGGCACGCTCGGCACAACCGCCTGGGCCCATTACCTGGTGGAGTTCGGTACTCAATGGGAGCTGGATTCGCGGGATGCGCCCAAGGACTGGCCCACCGGCTACCTGGGCATCAACACCAAGGGGCCGAACGAAAAGCCGCCGCTGGACTACAAGACAGAAGTCTTCGAACTCAACCCGGCCCTGCAAGCCAAGGCCTTTGCCCTCAGCCAGCAGGTGACCCTGGCCGAAAGCAAGGAGTCGGCAGCCTGGCGCTTGAAGTATCCGTATGCCCCGGCCAACCAGCCGCCGGTGGTGACCCGCTGTGACACCCTGGCCGGCAACACTTGGTTCTCCGGCACGCGCCTGAGCGAGCGTGCCGAAGTCTGGACCCGCCTGCTCACCGACAACAAAGGCGTCTACTGCACGACCCAACAGGAAGACAACTCGACTTACGAGGCCTTGCTACGGGCCAGCCGTGAAGGTCGGGTGGACATCAACCGGCTGGC of Pseudomonas fluorescens contains these proteins:
- a CDS encoding nucleoside-specific channel-forming protein Tsx, translating into MHFTSRCRATPGVWATTLLLTAVTGLLSTTTHAQPTEASAQGEALSPEATPSKKGAYLSDWYNQDLTLIGSKDISFGPQPVDDIYLEYEYFGRKGPFELYGYVDIPKIFNIGNSHDKGAWDHGSPVFMEHEPRVSIDYLAGRSLAIGPFKEWYVAFDWIYDHGSNSANRANTLYSGLGTDIDTHSRVNLSANLYGRYQWENYGASNEYSWDGYRAQLKYIVPISQFSNGASLTYIGFTNFDFGSDLHKDNPARTANATVATNVLLYAFTHVRFTLVGRYFHNGGNWQDGSELNFGEGNFRARSDGWGYYAGVGYQF
- the mnmH gene encoding tRNA 2-selenouridine(34) synthase MnmH is translated as MSHDITDYRDIFLHDRPMMDTRAPVEFIKGAFPGVVNLPLMTDNERQRVGTCYKQQGQQAAIVLGHQLVSGETKAQRIQAWAAFAKAHPDGLLYCFRGGLRSQIVQQWLKDEAGIDYPRVGGGYKAMRTFLLDTVEQAVAECDLVLLGGMTGTGKTEALGQLGNSLDLEGYANHRGSSFGKRATGQPSNIDFENRLAVDVLKKRAAGIEQFVLEDESRAVGSCALPLSLYQRMQQVPMVWLEDSLERRVERILQDYVIDLCGEFVAVHGDEGFSLFSERLLASLDNIHKRLGGDRHRRLKDILETALAEQARSGAVDVHRGWIEGLLREYYDPMYVFQREKKGLRIEFSGEQAAVLEYLRERAASVR
- a CDS encoding glutathione S-transferase family protein, whose amino-acid sequence is MPDLTPHLITQKWPAQYPEWIQLYSLPTPNGVKVSIMLEEIGLPYEPHKVDFASNDQLSPEFLSLNPNNKIPAILDPHGPGDQPLALFESGAILIYLADKSGQLLAQESAARYETIQWLMFQMGGIGPMFGQLGFFNKFAGKDYEDKRPRDRYVEESRRLLKVLDGRLQGRDWIMGERYTIADIATFPWVRNLIGFYEAGDLVGIQNFPNVTRVLERFLARPAVARGLKIPE
- the selD gene encoding selenide, water dikinase SelD, whose amino-acid sequence is MSEPIRLTQYSHGAGCGCKISPQVLEVILAGSGAQNLDPKLWVGNASRDDAAVYAIDEERGVVSTTDFFMPIVDDPFDFGRIAATNAISDIYAMGGDPLMAIAILGWPVNVLAPEIAREVIRGGRSVCDEAGIPLAGGHSIDAPEPIFGLAVTGLVQKRHMKRNDTATVGCRLYLTKPLGIGILTTAEKKGKLRAADVGLARDWMCTLNKPGSRFGKLDGVTAMTDVTGFGLLGHLVEMADGSQLTAHIRYDAVPRLPGVEYYLDLGCVPGGTLRNYDSYASKVGRVQELHKRVLCDPQTSGGLLIAVTPEGEDEFLRVATELGLALEPIGELVERQRYAVEVS
- a CDS encoding purine-nucleoside phosphorylase; this encodes MINRLFASIGLASTALFAASAGAAPPLQPKVMLITMFAPEAQNWIERLQLKDEIRVPGLSAEYPTIRCNAERVCLLITGMGQTNAAASTLALALSPTVDLRKSYFLVAGIAGINPHHGTLGTTAWAHYLVEFGTQWELDSRDAPKDWPTGYLGINTKGPNEKPPLDYKTEVFELNPALQAKAFALSQQVTLAESKESAAWRLKYPYAPANQPPVVTRCDTLAGNTWFSGTRLSERAEVWTRLLTDNKGVYCTTQQEDNSTYEALLRASREGRVDINRLAVLRAGSDFDRPEPGGNEVDNLLKYADQGAFVPALENLFRTGNPLVQDIVKNWSAWKNGVPGL